The Caldicellulosiruptor changbaiensis genome has a segment encoding these proteins:
- a CDS encoding MBL fold metallo-hydrolase, whose product MILTILGARGPYPTKNEATSGYLLKTESANILIDCGSGVLSKLLNYITYDDISFIICSHLHADHTSDLGVLRYYFASRGKEIDLFIPSEPQEEYNLIRKGVYKVKNIEENLQTQIGSIKLSFFEGQHPYKSFAVRIEEEGKAFVFSGDTGYKEDFAAFCSGADLLLLNCAYTDEEVEKIEESKRYHMSPKQAAKVAKEAGAKLLVLTHLKPECDEQKHLASAKEIFDNVVLATKEEIIEF is encoded by the coding sequence ATGATTTTGACAATCTTGGGTGCAAGAGGTCCATACCCTACTAAAAATGAGGCTACATCTGGTTATCTACTAAAAACAGAGAGCGCAAACATTCTAATTGACTGTGGAAGTGGTGTTTTGTCAAAGCTTTTAAACTATATCACCTATGATGATATTTCGTTTATAATATGCTCACATCTTCACGCTGACCACACAAGTGATTTAGGGGTTTTGAGGTACTACTTTGCGTCCCGTGGCAAAGAGATAGACCTTTTTATTCCATCTGAGCCACAAGAGGAATATAACTTAATTAGAAAAGGTGTTTACAAGGTAAAAAATATTGAAGAAAACTTGCAAACCCAAATAGGGAGTATTAAACTTTCCTTTTTTGAAGGTCAGCACCCATATAAGAGTTTTGCTGTTAGGATTGAAGAGGAAGGGAAAGCCTTTGTGTTCTCTGGTGATACAGGATACAAAGAGGATTTTGCAGCGTTTTGCAGCGGTGCAGATTTGCTCTTGCTAAACTGTGCATATACAGATGAGGAAGTTGAAAAGATTGAGGAATCAAAGAGGTACCATATGAGTCCAAAACAGGCAGCAAAAGTGGCAAAAGAAGCTGGAGCCAAGCTTTTAGTCTTGACACACCTAAAGCCAGAGTGTGATGAGCAAAAGCATTTAGCATCTGCAAAAGAGATTTTTGATAATGTAGTTCTTGCAACAAAGGAGGAAATAATAGAATTTTAA
- the metX gene encoding homoserine O-acetyltransferase MetX, protein MEKFEFWEEGYKKFVKFAHNKDFVLESGKKFGPITVAYETYGEINKEKNNIILITHALTGDSHVAKHSEDDPKPGWWDKFVGPGKMFDTNKYFIICSNVLGGCQGTTGPSSIDPETGKPYGARFPIITIKDMVNVQRKLLEALKIEHILCVVGGSMGGMQALEWAVSYPDFMDGVINIASPLKLNAQSIAFNEVMRRAIMADPNWNNGDYYDKTGPAQGLSIARMLGMITYQSDKLMDRKFNRRMKDPVESFFESFNTEFEVESYLHYQGMKLVQRFDANTYLYLTRAMDLYDLGRTYGSEDEALRRIKAKFLLIAITSDILFPISQMRYMRDRLQEAGVDLIYKEIESDYGHDSFLVEEEKYRDIITEFLELLYNKEMIK, encoded by the coding sequence TTGGAGAAATTTGAGTTTTGGGAAGAGGGCTACAAAAAGTTTGTAAAATTTGCACACAACAAGGACTTTGTATTAGAAAGTGGCAAGAAATTCGGACCCATTACAGTTGCTTATGAGACTTATGGAGAGATTAATAAAGAAAAGAACAACATTATTTTGATAACTCATGCCCTGACAGGCGATTCACACGTTGCGAAACACTCAGAAGATGATCCAAAACCCGGCTGGTGGGACAAGTTTGTCGGCCCCGGAAAGATGTTTGACACAAACAAGTATTTTATTATCTGTTCAAATGTTCTCGGTGGCTGTCAGGGGACAACAGGCCCTTCTTCTATTGACCCTGAAACAGGAAAGCCTTATGGTGCAAGGTTTCCTATTATAACTATCAAAGACATGGTCAATGTTCAAAGAAAACTTTTGGAAGCACTGAAAATAGAGCATATTTTATGCGTTGTTGGCGGTTCCATGGGTGGTATGCAAGCTTTAGAGTGGGCTGTGAGCTACCCGGATTTTATGGACGGTGTTATAAACATTGCATCGCCACTTAAGCTCAATGCGCAGTCAATTGCCTTCAATGAAGTTATGAGAAGGGCTATCATGGCAGACCCTAACTGGAACAATGGTGATTATTATGACAAGACAGGTCCTGCTCAAGGTCTTTCTATTGCAAGGATGCTCGGAATGATAACTTACCAGTCAGACAAACTAATGGATAGGAAGTTTAACCGAAGGATGAAAGACCCTGTTGAGAGCTTTTTTGAGTCTTTTAACACAGAATTTGAGGTGGAAAGTTATCTACACTATCAAGGAATGAAACTTGTTCAGAGATTTGATGCAAATACATATTTATATCTTACACGTGCAATGGACCTATACGACCTTGGAAGGACATATGGGAGTGAGGATGAGGCACTAAGGAGGATTAAGGCAAAGTTTTTGCTCATAGCCATAACCTCTGATATCCTCTTCCCAATCAGCCAGATGAGATATATGAGAGATAGGCTCCAAGAAGCAGGTGTTGATTTGATTTACAAAGAGATTGAATCGGATTATGGACATGACTCTTTTTTGGTAGAAGAAGAAAAGTACAGGGATATAATTACTGAGTTTTTGGAATTACTATATAACAAGGAGATGATAAAATGA